The DNA segment cgttgctgtgcctctggcgtaggctggcagctacagctccgattagacccctagcctgggaacctccatatgccgcaggagcggcccaagaaacggcaaaagacaaaaaaaaaaaaaaagaaattgtatttcttCCCTTAAGATGATATGTTAAGTTCatgataaaatttgaatttgctcATTGATGTTATGTACCACAATGACCTCATGGGCATTTTTTACAATCAACTTCAACATTACATACTCTGTACAAATGCCTTTGGTAGTTGCAATTctctctgactttttaaaattcaggttgaacaaatataattattttatagtagATTCACtataaaatacatactttaaaGTTTTATCATAGCTCTGCTCAGATGACTGGGACTCTTGTGGAAGAGGAAAGCGGTTACAGAGAATTTAAAAAGCTGCcttttcacaatttatttatattttatggtgTTAAAGTGCATACATTTGCAGCTCTCTTAGTTTGACAGTTACTACCATCTGTTGAATATTTATTAGATCCCAGAAACAAGTGtgataaatgctttaaaatagatacacatatttattatcaaggaaaaataaagcttcTTTAATACTTACAATATCTCTGTGCGAGAGATAGTATAACTTATTTCTTAGAGATGAAAAGCCTGAATATTGGAGAAATTAGACACTTTTTTCCAAGGACATAGAGCTAGGTTTCAAGTTAAATTATCATTCTCTCAGCTATTTCTGGGCTGGTTCTGCAAACAATTCAAATCACATGGGTTTAGATGTTTAATGGGTAATTATGTTTCAGACAATTTTCAAAATTGCTGAATTTTGTATGCGCATGTTCATTATACgtaaatacacacatgtatatatacatacatatgcattatatgtgcgtgtgtgtatatatatatataatatatatatgtaaagtgtaTATATTGTGCATATATTCCAAGCTAAAAGGATGGAGTCTGGAACTAGGTTAATAGTGTGATAGTACAGGATGAGATAAAACGTGGTCAGAATCATTACCTGTTTTTCTCAATCATGCAATTCAAAGTCATAGCACTTTcctaaatttgaaatttttataggagaaataaattaataaaacgtTTTCAGCTTTTAAGAAAAGACatctcccagggagttccctggcagtctagtggttaggactcaatgctttcactgctgctgcccaagttcaatccctgatctgggaactgagatcccacatcaaggtGCTGCTGCtcactgtggccaaaaaacaaaataaaataaacaaagaaaaccccaaatcaaGAAAAGGGGTCTCCCAAAACTTTTCAACTATTGTTGCAAATTTCTTGGAAGTTCTTTTCAATAGCAAGAATTCCTttgtttcctccttctctcctcctcttcatcctcctcctctttcttcttcctcatgtGGAAAACTGGACTCTTAAGATAGTTAAAAAGTCAAGAAGGTAATATTTAGTTAAGGGAGGTAGTGGGAATGAAAGGGGACAAATCATGGATGACAGAAATTTCTGGAATGTGTACACAGATGAAAGAGGGTGTGAACTATGATAAAAAGGATTAAGGCAGAGGGTTTTAAATGACCTTAGGGGGAGAGATTTTGGAGAacttcagattcttctccatatATACCACCAAACCTACCTTAGTAGGGTGAATGGAGATTGGTGAGAGTATGAAAAAGATCATTGCAGCTGCCTAGCTGTCAACACAAAACATGCTCTTCCTCTGTATGTGACTGACATACATGTCTCATCTCAGTGGAACATGCTGACCAGTTGTAGCTctggaaagggaagaggggagcaGATTATCTCACAGCTCTGCTATGCCTGGGTGAGGTCAGTTCAGAGAAAAAGGACAGCAAATCATGCCTAAGCTGCATCCTTGAATCCAACTTCACCTGCAACAGGGCAAATAATATTAATACCTGCATCCTTTGTATAGTCTTTACTTGATCCAGCGTCCAGAAGAAGGGTGATTCAATGGCCCTTTGGACCTCCAACAATGGTGAAGCCAGGAATATCTCAAATCTTTAAACttttaacaaaatgaataattattcCTACTGCTGTAACTTCCACCGTGACATTTATTGAATAACTAATCAATCTAATGTGAGTCCCGACACGTCCTTAAAAAATTTCTACTCAGAAGATTTAACTGAAGAGTAtttaatgaaaagacagaatACAAGCAACGATAAGAGAAATCAGTCGAGAAGCTGAAGCACTTGGAGGCTAATTGCAGAAAGGAATTTCCATCCTAGTCCCAAAGCAGCCAGGGCAGAGGCTACTGTCAGGAATCCAGTGAGAGCTAGAACCAGGAAGAACGTTACTCAGAAGCAGTTTTCCCTGTGAAACTGggggaaaatacaaaaacaaattgggctgcttttttcttcttcctacttCTTACATGTTCCTGGTTTCTCCCAAGGTCCAAAGTTAGATGGAAAGTAGACACCAAAGGAGCTCTATTGATGGACTCTAAGGATGAAATTCCAGGTAGAGAAAGCAAAGTAGAGGAGAAAAGGCAACAGGTCTGGGTGGGGAAGGCTGATAAAGGAAGAATCACCAGCACATTTGTATTATCGCTATATCCACAATGTTCCCTTTGTGGGTATAAAgataatattcaaaatgaaaagaacaagacTCAGAATCAGGAAATAGCTCAAATTCTAGAATTGTTAATTGATATTCTAGTGGTTTTCCACACTCCAAAACTTATTCTGTATACCGTGCACTTTTCTATCTTGCATGTGGTAAATAAGAGAACTTACTATTTCCCCCAAATCAAGACTCAAAGTATTCAAGACATTCatacacaaattaaaataaagagagaatCCCACTCTTTCATCATTTCAGGAGATTTCCTTCCTTGATGACACTGGGGAGTGGCAAAAACTCATGTCCTCGGTGAGCCCAAGTTTTGAAACAATAAAACTATAATGGTTGCTTATAGTCTGAATGAGATTCTGCTAGAAATAATTGAACCATAGGGAGTTGGTCCCTCTGCAACAAATCTGTTATAAACGCTTCGGTTTCTTTGTATCTGTGCTGTCATTGGGAGATCACTCTTCTTTCATAGGTAGGATTAAGTTTTGTTGAAACGTATTTTGAAATCTAGagataacattttaattaatacGAATAAAATTGTGGTCCAAAACACATTGTCGTGAATTAGCAAACGTCTTGATTTAAATTCTGCCATTCTTCTCAGAGTACAAATATTTATAACTATACAGTGAAGTAGgatcataatggaaaaagaaatagatgaaagGCCACCTGACAGAGCCTCAAGGTGAAGgtgatccttgaggatgcaaagCCTGTTTGCCCCATGAGCCACTTCTGTCCACCTACGAATGCttctttctcagttttccttGCTCAGTAACGTAGgacattgtgttttattttattaaggaaggttATTGCCATAAAGTACTCTGTTAAATGATCTATTATGTCCATTGCTTGCACAGCTTCATTCCTCACAGTAAAAAAGGgtgaatatattaattattttgactctttattaatgatttaaaaattaaagacgttaaaaaaaacccataactAAAAGAACATTTACTTATTATGACAATTATAATTGTATGAACTTAGAAAACCACAGAAGGATTATGATTTCATTGATTTAAGTGATTTGTCTTGCATTTTGCAAAGGGGTAAGAAAGCTGGAGTGATTCATTTACAAAGgccttacaggagttcccactgtggcacagcggaaatgaatccagctagtaaccatgaggttgcctgttcaattcctggcctcactcagtgggttaaagatctggcattgccatgagctgtggtataggctgcagacactgctcagatcttgcgttgctggggctggggcataggccagcagctatagctccaattggacccttagcctgggaacccccaggtaccagtgggtgcagccctaaaaactgaaagcaaaaaagcaaaacaataaacaaagGCCTCACAAAGTGACCTATGTCCATCTTAGGCACTACAGCTATTAACAAGAGTCAGTGTAACATTGACATATTGACATAGCTGGTTATCTGCTATTGaaggaaaatacagattttttttttttccataatggtcttcattgtcatttttatacTGCACAAATGTTGGGAGATATactctatgatttcttttttcttttttctttttgtctctttttagttatttcttgggccgctcccgcggcacatggaggttcccaggctaggggttgaatcggagctgtagccaccggcctacgccagagccacagcaacgcgggatccgagccgtgtctgcaacctacaccacagctcagggcaacgccggatcgttaacccactgagcaagagcagggatcgaacccgcaacctcatggttcctagtcggattcgttaaccactgcgccacgacaggaactcctctatgatTTCTTATATACTGCCTCAGTTGTATGGGTAATGCAATTATTATTATCAATATGatatttaacatgttttaaagAACTTTAATTCAGGTTATGTTTTGCATGAATTAACTTGAGGTAGATTTACAACAAAAGTCATTAGGAATTGGGGGTATATATAgtcaatctttttaaaataactgtcagCTACTCAACCAGGGAGacttttaatacattatttttccccTAATTAGTATCCCCCTCCTGAAAATTTAATACTTTGAAAATGTGTGAGTATAtacttacacacatatatattatgtattgtTTATGtactacatgtttatttttatacaaaaacATTGATTTTTGTGTCCCATGTACCAAGTTTTGCCCCTAACAATTCTCTATATTATGTAAATCCAAGCCTCTCCTGAGCTGAGTCTAAAAATATAAGTAAGATTTGGTATATGAGGGCCATTGAGATAGACAAGTGTGGTGAGAAAGTGTTTGCACTACAGGGTGAGGGACCTGCTTGAAAATGACCTTGAGTTTAGAAGGGCAGGTAGACAGACCCTGGTTCTATAAGGATCTGTGTCACATGTCAGTTCCACTTCCTTTTACTTCCTTCATCTGTGAAAGCACCAGAGCTTCAATGTCCTGTGCTTCTGATACTACATCAGAAGGTATATTGAAAAACAAAGGGTCATAATTTCAAAGAACATCAATGTTTAAGGGGACCGTAAGTAAACAATTTACGATAGTGGTATTTGCAGAAAAGATAAAgccttttcaaatatgaaaagatttgcagaaaagcatttaaaactATGACTTCTTTTATATAAAGGAGCTCTATATTAATTTAGATGTTGAACACATCAATTACATGCTGACtaggctcttttttcttttcttttttttctttccccctttttaatggctgtatcagcagcatatggaagttcttaggccggGAACTGAgcgtgagctgcagctgcgatctaAAATGCAGCTgccccagtgccagatcctttaagccacttcccagggccaggaTCTAACtcacatctctgcagcaacctgagccgctgcggTCGGATTCTTAATGCAACAAGCCACATTGGAGACCCCTAGGCTATTTCTTTATGCCACACGTATTTACaagtttgtatgtatgtatttacaagTATGTATCAGATGACATGTTGTGAGTAGCGGgcaaaataacaaaagacaaatgcatgtttattttctttactttagcCCTCATTTGACGCTAAGCAAATAATGTTAAAGAACAACCATACAGCGGTGACCGAGTTTATTCTCCTGGGACTGACAGATCGAGCCGAGTTGCAGCCTCTTCTTTTTGTGGTATTCCTCGTCATCTACCTTATCACAGTAATCGGCAATGTCAGCATGATTTTGTTAATCAGAAGTGACTCAAAACTTCACATGccaatgtacttcttcctcagccacctcGCCTTTGTAGATCTCTGCTATGCCACTAACGTCACTCCTCAGATGCTGGTTCATTTCTTCTCCAAGAGAAGAACCATTTCCTTTCTTGGTTGCTTCCTACAGTTCCACTTTTTCATTGCCCTGGTGATCACAGATTATTACTTGCTCACACTGATGGCTTATGACCTGCTAcatggccatctgcaaacccttGCTGTATGGGAGCAAAATGTCCCAAAGTGTCTGCCTGGCTCTTGTTGCTACTCCTTACATTTATGGCTTTGCCAATGGTCTAGCACAGACCATCCTGATGCTCCGCCTCTCCTTCTGTGGACCCAATGAAATCAACCACTTCTACTGTGCTGACCCACCTCTCCTAGTCCTAGCCTGCTCAGATACATATGTCAAAGAGACCGCCATGTTTGTGGTGGCTGGTTTCAACCTCACCTGTTCTCTCACCATCATCCTCATctcctacatttttattttcacagccATTCTGCGTATCCGCTCTGCCGAGGGGAGGCGCAAGGCTTTCTCCACCTGTGGGTCCCACCTGACGGCTGTCACTGTGTTTTATGGGACACTGTTCTGCATGTATCTGAGACCTCCTTCTGACGCATCTGTAGAACAAGGGAAAATTGTAGCTGTTTTCTATATCTTTGTGAGTCCCATGGTAAACCCTTTGATCTATAGCCTTCGGAACAAAGATGTTAAAGGAGCAATAAGGAGAATGTTTCAAAGGAAATTGTTTGTCAAATAGGGTAAACATTTTAGTCACAATGATGTAACTATATCTGTATTCCCCTGAACAATGTGTGAgcatgttaaattaaaaaaatcaccttttgtCATTGGgtattattttgtcatttgtaatttGCCTATGAGATTTAGATGAATGTGTCCAATCATTGGCTCATGTTGTCTCAgtctatttaaaagaaataccaCATGGAAATTCAAAGATAAGATCAGAAAGCATTATGATTGCTCTATAAAATCAGGTAAATGACAGGTAATTCTATCCAGAGTACTCATATGTGTACCGAGTTATAAACAGGGAATTATCAAATGATGCTACAGCATTGACAATTTAGATTTTCAGGGCTTAATGATtcccaaactattttccagaaaTTTGTCAACTAtaacatgcattattttttttcttttattcaagtTATATAACAATGAAAATCCCGAGGAATCTCCGGTTATTACTCCAAGAGGGTTTTGATGAAAATGCCAaacttcctttgtatttttttaattttaattttttttcctttttttatggctgctcttgcagcatatggaagttcccaggctcatgttcaaatcagagctgtagccgaggcccacatcacagccacagcaacattggatccaagcctcaactgtgacctatgccacagcttgtaacaaccccagatctttctcccactgagcaaggccagggattgaacccaagtcctcatggacactgacaggtttttaacccactgagcctcagagagaactcctgcattattttttaaattgttttttttttctcttttttcagccatacccgcagcatatgaaaattaCTGCACCAaggatggaatccgagctgcagctgcaacctatgccacagctgtgacaatgctaggTTCTTAACTCCCAGTGCCACAGGAGGAGCTCCTAatggtttcttttaattttttttttaatcaatatgtttctatttcttaaaattgattttgtggtttcagcttttgtttatttttggttatgAACTATTTCTAATATGCAGCCAAACATAGAAACTGATATAAAGACCACTAGTATAAGTGTAATTAATCATTAATGTCTTCATACAACATTGCTTTTGTTTCAGATATTTTAGAAACTCAGATATTGCATACCCCTCCATGTCATGAacactttttgtcatttttgacgTATTTTCCTGAGCCATTTAAGATGGAGAAGCCTATGTTGGTGGAAGGCTCTGAAAAGAGATGGAAGTTGAGCAGAGCAGGGCTCACTTAGGTCAGTCTacttgattttgttgttgtttgttgttcttttctcaGATCTCCAGTAtctctacaaatattttattgcttcATGTATAAAACCTGAGAGAAATGTTTGTGgatttgtgtctttctttttgtaatttttctctttaagcaTTGAGGCTATATTCTTAGACCATGTCAGGTACTGAAATAGTGttattccttttatctttataGTTTCTAATCCGTCTCTGATGCTTAAAATCTAAAAGTCTTTTCTGAACTTCGTAGATCTTCAGCAgtattttttagttgtttttggtTAGTGGGCACCTGTTATATGTATTTCTACCCTTTGTTAAATTTAGGTATAGTTGATggacaatattatgtaagtttcaggtggacaacacagtgattcacaatttttaaagttatactccatttatagtccTTATTAAATATTGGCTACATCCTTGTGGTGGACAATATATCTtgtagctcatttattttattactagtagtttgtacctgttAATTCTCTAAACCTATCttgtccctcccccttccttctgcccactggtaaccagtagtttcttctctatatctgcaaatctatttctctttttcatagttttatagttactattttgtttgatttttcagattccacatataatgatattgtacagtatttgtttttcttttatctgacttatttccctaTGAACAACACACTTTTATGTTCAGGCCCTGAGTTCTTTTAATCATGGAGTTTCTTATTTTACTGTGAATATTGATACTTAGGAACAGAAGACTTTCTAACAgtgtattttgtgctttttacaAATTTTTCCTATGCCTTTTTACCCATTACCTACTCTGAATTAAATTGCATtttctaagtttcttttctttttacttcctgTTTGATTATTAcatatttgattttaataaagtaccttaaattttaatattcatacTTAAACTCTCTGTTGATTGGTAAGTCTATTTTTCTATGAAATAGTAAAAGAAATTTAGGATATTTTTAATCTGGTTATGTCCTGCTACTAATTTATATGCTGTCATTTGTAAGTTTAGAATAAATCAttcataataaattattatttaatcatgagttttagatattatatattatgtgtaaTTACAATTATACTTGTATTTAATATTATCCAATATCACTGTTTCTTTAACTTTAGTGAACTTGTCAGTGATTCTTTCACTGTTCTCTTTGCACCCAATCCTCGTGcatgatttaattttcttctgtgtgATATAAACCCTTAATCAGTTCCTTCAGTGaaagtttttctgttttcacttgtCTGAGATTTTCTTGTCTTAACTTTCATcctcaaagaagaatttatttggGTATGAATGTAAACAGATAATTGTTTTcagtacttaaaaatatttcattttctggctTCATTTAGTTTGGTTATACAGATAGTTGCACTCCCAGATTATTtgttatttctctgtcttttttaaaaattttctgattgtcagtttcagtttttgtctttgttggaATTTAGTTGTATTTATCCTTCTGCATTTTCAGTGTCTCCTTGGCTGATCTCTTGAAGTCCTATCCTCTTAGTGTATGTTCTCACAACATCCTATAACTTTGTAGAACTGTCCACCACTATAATTTTAACAttacatgtatgactgattcattgTTATATTATACCCAGGATTTTCAGCTTTATAACGGCCAGGTGTATGTCTGGCTTTGCTCACTGATCAAAGTTAGCATTTTCCCGAAAACCTAAAATGGTTTTCAGTAAACATCTATTGACCTAAAAATCACCATGCCCCTTGCATTATAGCTATTTGAGTAGTGAAAGCTCTACTACCTTTCACTTTCCAACATGACTTTCACTAATTCTTGATAATCTAAAACCTGATTTTATAACTTCCATGGCTCACCCCCCCCACCCACGAAACCAAAACACTTTAAGGACACAAACCATCTTTTGACTTTCTCTTACACACCTCTGCATTTATAGTATGGTGACAAATAgaaagttttctctgaatatttgttAACTATATGGATGAATGGATGCATTACTGGTTGAACGAATGCTGCTGTACTCAGAGAGTCCATAGCGTTGTGTGAGCTTGTCACGTTTCTTTCCTAAACAATATGATGTCAAGATTATTGATTGGCCTAATTGAATCTCAGCCTTACAATTTATTAGCTATACATATCAGACAAATTAATTAACCTCTACTGGCTTCagtttctcttctataaaatgaaggtgATACCACTAAAACCCCATAGAATTTGTGAGGATTAATTCAGCTAATGCTTGTACAGTCATCAAGCtaataatgcctggcacatattaagtATTCAATGCCTATTACCTATATctaattattattcctatttgtcttctttcctgtgttttttaaACCAGAGAGTCTCTCATCCCATATCATCTCCCCATAGACTTTCATTTTTGAGGAATGAAGAAATGCATTCAATAAGAAGTAGAGTTATCTGAGGGAGGATAACCAAAATTTGTTGTACATTCCCTGAATTAAATGCACATTGCACACTCCTTAAATCATTCAGCAAGAATTTATTGATCAGCTATTATCTCGGGGTGTGTGCTAGCTGTGGAGATCCCAGTCTTTACTCACAAGAGTTTGTGATCTAGTGATGGCAATGGACAAGTTAGCAGATAACTAAAACAGAGCGTGTGAGCCAACCGTGGTGCAGAGTGGTAAGACAGCATGGAAGATGGAGGTCAAACCCAGTTCTGTGGAGGCAGAGAAAGGATCATTGGAGAGGACTTCAATTTGAGCCTTTTAGTCAGTGCTAGGACACACTGGAAtctgaggaggagaaggaaagctaatgaaatatttaaaaaatggtgaAGGGGTGAAGGACAAACTATGACTTTAGGTTGAGAGATGGGAAGCTACCTGCAGTTGAAAAAGTCGTCAACTGGGTATGTGAAGGCAGGAATTCAAATCCTACCCTGTCTCTTTCAATCCATGTGGCCCAGGGTTTACTGTTCCTTAGTGGAACCTCTGGCTCTTTAGCTGAAAGTGCAGGTTGGAGTCCCTACCTCTAAGAGTTATTTAGAGGAATCAATTAAATTGCCTACATGAAAGGTGTTTGCCAATTACCTTGTCTGTGTCACATCCCTGCTCATGCCTGACCCTGTCCAAGACACTGATGTTCATCAGGAAAGACATTCATAAGAGCTCTGGATATTGGAAAGGAGAGTTTgggtttaaagaaaaagaaggattcCCATTtttacttggtgggttaagaacccaacatagtgtttgtAAGGACGAAGGTTCACcttttggcctcactcaatgggttaaggatctagcattgctgcaagctgtgatgtaggttgcagatgcagcttggatctggctttgtggtgccagtggtgtaggcctgcagctgcagctccgattagacctctagtttggaaacttccatatgctgcaggtgcagctgtaaaaagaaaaaaaaaatcagacaatcATCAAAATTtcaagttgaggagttcccatcgtggcgcagtggttaatgaatccaactaggaaccatgaggttgcgggttcggtccctggccttgctcagtgggttaaaggatccggcgttgccgtgagctgtggtgtaggttgcagacgcagctcggatcccgcgttgctgtggctctggcgtaggctggtggctacacctccgattcgacccctagcctgggaacctccatatgccgcgggagcggcccaagaaatagcaaaaagacaaaaaaaaaaaaaaaattcaagttgaaATTTCATGTGTGCGTTCCACATAAGTTCCTTGGGCAAATAGTTATTTGAAATGATGGAGAAATCACAACTGAGGCATGTGATTTGCTTTCTGATCCCAAGTGTTCCAGTTAATCCTGAGAATGGTTATTCCCATGTCATACTCATTTATGTTGCTCTTACATCCTTCGGAGATTTGCTTTAAAAGCAGCTTCCTACCTCCCATTTCCTACTAGAAATGCGACTAAGTTTTTCAGCTTAGAGAGGACCAATGAACTTCCTCAATCAGAGGCTGAGAAAATAGGTGCCTATTCAAAGCAGAAGTAAGTCTTTGTGTTTCtaccttctttatttttagtCAAAGGGAGCTTATAGTAAAGTTTCAAATGGAGGCCCACAAATTTTATCCTCTttgttcaaaatacatttttaacaggAGAATTTGAACCTCAACTGATTTCCAAGACAACAGGCTTATTGAAATTTCTATTGAATTTCCCAGAAATATTGTACAGATGTGTCACTGGTGCAAAAGAATTGAGAAAGGCAAACATTCTGCAGACCCCTCACAAATGTGAGGACATTTTCAGGCATTGGAGAGAGTTGAGTTCTTGTTAGAAATACacaagagtttttttttgttagaaACAGGCAATCTATGAACTCCTTACACATTGTTTTGTGGATCTTTTTATGTAAGATATTGCAGttgtacatttattttagttgattatCTATAGTTTCAATAGGTTTTCATAGTttggaatttaataaaagaagTGTAAGGACAATCTTCCAAAGAA comes from the Phacochoerus africanus isolate WHEZ1 chromosome 4, ROS_Pafr_v1, whole genome shotgun sequence genome and includes:
- the LOC125123996 gene encoding LOW QUALITY PROTEIN: olfactory receptor 1030-like (The sequence of the model RefSeq protein was modified relative to this genomic sequence to represent the inferred CDS: deleted 1 base in 1 codon), yielding MLKNNHTAVTEFILLGLTDRAELQPLLFVVFLVIYLITVIGNVSMILLIRSDSKLHMPMYFFLSHLAFVDLCYATNVTPQMLVHFFSKRRTISFLGCFLQFHFFIALVITDYYLLTLMAYDLYMAICKPLLYGSKMSQSVCLALVATPYIYGFANGLAQTILMLRLSFCGPNEINHFYCADPPLLVLACSDTYVKETAMFVVAGFNLTCSLTIILISYIFIFTAILRIRSAEGRRKAFSTCGSHLTAVTVFYGTLFCMYLRPPSDASVEQGKIVAVFYIFVSPMVNPLIYSLRNKDVKGAIRRMFQRKLFVK